The Helicobacter fennelliae nucleotide sequence GTAATCTCGTCAATGCGCAAGGCTATTTGCTACAACCTCAAATCACGATTCCACAAGATGCAACCCAAATCAACATAGGCACTGACGGGACGGTAAGCGTCGTGCAGGCTAATAATGGCGCAAGCAATGTTTTAGGACAAATTGAGATAGCAAATTTTATCAATCCTGCAGGCTTGCATTCATTAGGAGATAATCTCTTTATCAATACCAATGCTTCAGGCGATCCAATCGTAGGCATTCCAAGCACAGAAGGTTTGGGCGCACTAAGGCAGGGATTTTTGGAGCTAAGCAATGTCAAGCTTGTAGAGGAGATGACTGATCTTATCACAGGGCAAAGAGCCTATGAGGCAAATTCTAAAACCATTCAAACAGCAGATGCAATGCTTCAAACCGTGAATTCACTCAAACGTTAAGCATCAAAATAGATTCTCAACAAATCAAATAATGCTATAATGCCGAGTTTGAATTTAAAAGTGTAAGGAAATACATGCGGATTATCCATTTGACAAGCATAGATTCTGGTGGTGCTGGGCGAGCGTGCTTACGGCTTCATCAGGCACTTTTAGATTCTGGGGTGGATTCTATTGTTTTGACAGGGGAGAAGAGTTGTGATATTCCAAATGTAAGGCGCGTCGCACAAACCAAATTCCAAAAATTTATGCAAAAAGTTATCCGCCCACATTTAAGCACTCTTCCGCTTATGCTTTATCCTAAACGACATAAAGATATTTTTTCACCAAATCTGCCGTTTTTTACGCCAAGAAATCGTGCTCTTGTTGATATGGTAAATGCCCTCAAGCCTGACATTGTGCATTTACATTGGATTCAAAATGGATTTATAAATACAAAAGATCTAGAATCTATCAAAGCCCCGATGATTTGGAGCTTACATGATGCCAACCCCTATACAGGCGGCTGCCACATAGTGGCAGCCGCCTGTATAGGGGTTGGCACTCATTGTAAATTTTGTCCGCTTTTGCAATCTCATTGCCGATTTGACATTAGCTTTTTTACTTTTAGGCGCAAAATGCGCACCTACAAAAAACTTACAAATCTCACGATAAATGGATTATCTCGCTGGATCGCACAATGCGCCAAAGATTCTGCACTCTTTAAAGACAAACCAATCATCAATCTACCAAATCCAATCAACACCCAAACATACGCCCCCATAGAAAAGCACATAGCCCGCACACTACTTCATCTCACACAGCCCAAAAAACTCATCGCATTTGGAGCCATAGGTGGCACAAGCATAGATCGCAAAGGCTTCAAAGAGCTTACAATCGCTCTGCAATGCCTTGATGACTCGCTCAAAGCTAAATGCGAGCTTGTCGTATTTGGTGCAAGGTATGACAAAGCATCACAAACAGAATCTAAAAAAGAATCCATAGAAGGTATCACCACACATTTTGTCGGGCATTTAAATGATGATATTGCACTTAGTCTGCTTTATAGCGCAGCTGATGTAATGGTCGTGCCAAGCCATTTCGAATCTTTTGGACAAACCGCGCTTGAATCTCTA carries:
- the flgG gene encoding flagellar basal-body rod protein FlgG → MMRSLYTATTGMLGQQLQIDTTSNNIANVNTTGYKKQRAEFNDLFYQTLQYAGSATSETTLSPTGIEVGLGVRPGAIQKMFSQGSPKETENNLDVAIEGKGFFQIQLPDGTIAYSRDGGFKLDDAGNLVNAQGYLLQPQITIPQDATQINIGTDGTVSVVQANNGASNVLGQIEIANFINPAGLHSLGDNLFINTNASGDPIVGIPSTEGLGALRQGFLELSNVKLVEEMTDLITGQRAYEANSKTIQTADAMLQTVNSLKR
- a CDS encoding glycosyltransferase yields the protein MRIIHLTSIDSGGAGRACLRLHQALLDSGVDSIVLTGEKSCDIPNVRRVAQTKFQKFMQKVIRPHLSTLPLMLYPKRHKDIFSPNLPFFTPRNRALVDMVNALKPDIVHLHWIQNGFINTKDLESIKAPMIWSLHDANPYTGGCHIVAAACIGVGTHCKFCPLLQSHCRFDISFFTFRRKMRTYKKLTNLTINGLSRWIAQCAKDSALFKDKPIINLPNPINTQTYAPIEKHIARTLLHLTQPKKLIAFGAIGGTSIDRKGFKELTIALQCLDDSLKAKCELVVFGARYDKASQTESKKESIEGITTHFVGHLNDDIALSLLYSAADVMVVPSHFESFGQTALESLCCGTPVVSFDTSGLKDIVRHKHNGYLAQCYEPKDLASGIEWVLNLDSSAYETLSHNARQSAIENFNSKKVASQYIQTYKNLLGGGLTKP